AAAGTGAAAGTCCACAGATCTGAAAAATCTATGCAAAATTCGCAAGCGTACTTTGCACTGGAAGAAAAAATATCTGCATCAACCTTTCTCGTTGTGCAAATTGCTCCCGTGTTAGCCATGATTATATATTCACAGACCAGGTTGTTAAAAACACCCTGCTGCTGCCCAAGATTCAAAATGTTGGTAACCCAAAAGTGATGCTTCCTCTTTGCTTCAAAACTTCTTCTCCAGCAACAGGGCTGCATTCACAATTCTCTCAGTTTCAAAACTAAGTGCTTGCTTTGCCTGAACTGGAATCATAGTTTCGGTCAAAACTGGCAGATAAATTTTATGTCTGAAAATGGATggctcttctggttttttttcaattgcaAATTTCTCATCGTAAGTCTTTTGAATGCaaattttgtatattttttctgtctgtgaaatTCCATCTTTCATCATCACACTTCATAACCCTGAGGATTGGTTACAAAGGTAAATTTTGTGACCTGGTTGATGGCTAATTTTTTCGTCACTTGCAAATTCCACATGAAGTCTTCATATGCAACTtttacatccttttttttttttttcccccgtggccTATGAAATTTCGACTTTTATCATCACACTTGGTAATCTCGAGGACTGGCCCCAATGGTAAATTTTGAGCCTATGGATGGACAGCttgtttctttctatcctttGCTTGCAGATTTCATGAGGAAGTCTTCAGCTGCAAATTtccatatgtttgttttttgttttattttaccagCCAATGGAAATTCAATCCGCCTCTCATCATCACACTAAGTAATCTTGAGGAGTGGCCTCAATGGTCAATTCTGTGCCTATGAATGGACGGCTTCTAATTTTCTTTGCTTGCAAATTTCAAAAGAAAGTCTTCAGTTGCGAATTCCCATATCAGTCTTTTTTCCAGCCAACGGAAATCCAGTccacctttcatcatcatcatcacacctcgTAGTCTTGAGGGTTGGCCACGATGGAATGCTTGGTCAGGCAGATGACCTTGTGGCCCTTGCCCCAGGCCTGACGCTGACACTGGGTGGAGCAGTACCACGCCTTGTGGCACTTGCCGCAGGTTGGGAACTTCTTGCCGGGCTCCGACTTGGCGCCGCACTGGGTGCACACGGTGGGCTGGTCACCCTCGAACTGGCAGCGCCGGCACCGGCACCAGAAGTTGAAGGACTTGAAGAGCCAGGCACGGCGCAGCATCCGCGGCAGCGCCGTGTCGATGTACGTGATGAAGATCTGCAGAGAGGTCAAAGGACGTGGCGCAGGAATCAGGTGAAGATAAAGGTCAGGTCGGTGcggggactgtgagtgtgaggATGTTTgttttatgaagtgtgtgtgtgtgtgtgtgtgtgtgtgtgtgtgtctgtgtgtgtctgtgtgtgagtgaatgcatTTGTTTGccagtgtttgagtgtgtgtgtatgtgtgtgcgaaggtatgaatgtttgtgtgcgtgtgcacacatgtaaaaaaacaactaaatgcaTCCGTGTTTGTGCACACATTTACTAAAATTTCAGTTTTTAGCTGTGAATTTCATTACCACACTATTCTTCTAGGGTTTTGGTTGTGTTCTATTTTTGCAGCTACACTTTCtaatggtttctttttttttcttttctttttttgagtggTTTGACGTAGAAAAAAAGCATTGGTTGCTTACTAAATCTACCATCTTACAATACGTTTTCACTTTCAACTTTTGGTCTGGATATTCCTAACACCATAAAAATTTTCTACAACCAgctccccactctcccacacacagacacacacacacaatcacctgtaaaccccaaccacacacagacacacacacacatacacaaacacggacacacccacacacaaacacggacacacacatacaccttccccccacacatatacagcCACCCaaccacataaaaacacacacacccccacacatacaaacacaaacacataactgACCTCCTCGCCTTTCTTGATGTCCCTCTTGGCGGTGACCTGTACACCAAAATGTCCGTCCAGCTCTCCGTTGCTGACCTCGGCGTTGTTGTCGCACGAGTGGTTCAGGCAGGCGTGCACGGGGAACATGCCTGCAAAGTACGGCTCCGGAATCTTGCTCTCGTCCAGGTGTCGCAGCACGCTGAACCCTTCCACGTCGTTCTGCAGGCTGTTCAGGAACCTGACCAGGGAACCGAAAACCCCAGCATGTGGATGGAGAGTGTCAGATATctgctttttctttgttcgtgggctgcgactcccacgttcacttgtatgtacagaagtgggcttttatgtgtatgaccgtttttaccctgccatgaaggcagccatgccccatttttgggggtgtacatgctgggtatgttcttgtttccataactcacctaacgctgacatggattacaggatctttaacgtgcgtatttgatcttctgcttgccggatacacacgaagggggttcaggtacaagcaagtctgcacatatgttgacctgggagattggaaacatctccaccctttatccaccaggcgctgttacctagatttgaaccagggaccctcagattgaaagtccaatgctttaaccactcagctattgcgctcgtcaaatatcaaatcaaatcatggtgtttAGAGCCTATGTCGTTCTACAGGCTGTTCAGGAATCTGATGGGGAACCGAACCCCCGTGGATGGATGGAGAGtctcaaattaaatcaaatcatggtgcttagagccttgcccaccactaaggccatctcaaggctatcaccacgttagcatctacttcaggtcaagggttaaaaaaaaaattaaaaaacaaaaaaaaactacaacgaAAAATAGTCACTGCTTCAAGCTCTTCACTCAAGAAGTTTAAAAATATttcagagtttaaaacattcaaatctgatttagAAATGGAGAGTGTCAGTCAGCAGCTGTTCTGTAGTTgctggtgttgctttttttttgttgtgttttgcagtGTGTAGAAGCTAGTGGCTCAACCTTTTGATTACACCAGAGATTGAAATAAGTTTGCCGTCAGGCCAAGAGCTGTATGAGCTGTGTAATCAATGGCTCTTCCATAGCAATGAGAATCCATATACAGTTTAGTCCTCTGTGACGGACAATgattcaaactaggaggcaagactgcactggctcttagtgctgcagacttgggggctaGCTGACCTTTCAATCTGCCtctttgtgcatgtatgttttatcaaatatatcactctgtctgtcagtcagtcaatcagtcagtcagccagttggTCAGTCAGACAATCTAtcagtctccttcttcttctgcgttcctgggctgcaactcccacgttcactcgtatgtacacgagtgggcctttacgtttatgaccgtttttaccccgccatgtaggcagccatactccattttcgggggtgtgcatgctgggtatgttcttgtttccataacccactgaacgctgacatggattacatgatctttaacgtgcgtatttgatcttctgcttgcgtatacacacgaagggggttcaggcactagcaggtctgcacatatgttgaccttggagattgtgaaaatctccaccttttacccaccaggcaccgtcaccgtgattcaaacccgggaccctcagactgacagtccaacgctttaaccactcggctactgcgcccgtcatctaTCAGTCTATCCACCTGTCAGTGTGTCCGCCTATCACTCTTTCGaaaagtcagtcagttagtcagcgTGTCTCTCCATCACCTGTGGAAAGGGTTGATGGCGGCAGAGAAGCACTGCAGATTGCAGGCGGCCTGATAGTAGCGGCCCTTGAACTCGGCCTCCGTGATGGGGTACCGGAGGCCCTGCAAGGGGGTGCTGTCAAAGATCTCCTGGAACACCGTCAGCATCTCCGGCATGCGGTCTGTGGCCGGGGTGGTGCCGAAGGCtatgaacctgtgtgtgtgggtatcaGGGTAAAGGGTGAAAGAATACAGAATAcggtaatacttttttttttttttttatctcaacaagagaaattcatatgtggtataaaacagaaaaacaattcgagaaaatcacagtcattcaacgtgTACACAGATAAACCATATTTAGTTgtcaacctagggcaaaccatctaTACAATCGATAAtgacagtagacaacaacagaaactctTAAAAGATAATTTAGAGTTAAACTTACACtaaaacagccatacacatgcaataataatcacagttaaaggatagacataacagtatactaaaagttgacgcAGACATATAATAACAGTATGCAATTCACAATACTTTGAGTgaagatgtcatattccacgcacatacactctggcattcaATTTCAGTCATATATCTGATTATGAATTATtgttatttaactctctccatacgaacggcgaaagagacgacgttaacagcgtttcaccccaattaccaccatcaaaatattgcaagcggaaggctcttatactgaagacgtgaatgttgacaaagaataccacaattctgacgatggaagctaaaggttgggtcattcagacacccactggacatccgaggggtctgtgtagaggagaagagagggactggccgtactgagtgagttaatagctgAACTGACACTGGAATAAAACTGCATTTGGTTCCGTTTACACAAGGGTTGGTAAAGTTGTAAAGTACAGTGGGAGTAATGGGGTACAGGGTTGGCCATGAACCAGTACGTGGGCATCGGGGTAAAGGGATGGTAAAGTTGTAAAGTACAGTGGGAGCAATGGGGTACAGGGTTGGCCATGAACCAGTACGTGGGCATCGGGGTAAAGGGATGGTAAAGTTGTAAAGCATAGTGGGAGTAATGGGGTACAGGGTTGGCCATGAACCAGTACGTGGGCATCAGGGTAAAGGGATGGTAAAGTTGTAAAGTACAGTGGGAGCAATGGGGTACAGGGTTGGCCATGAACCAGTACGTGGGCATCGGGGTAAAGGGATGGTAAAGTTGTAGTAAAGCATAGTGGGAGTAATAGGGCACATGGTTGGCAAAGTTGTGAAATATAGCGGGAGTTGAGGAGAACACGGCTGATTAAAGTTGTAAAGTACAGCGTGGGTGAGTAATGGTGTACAAGCTTGATAAAGTTGTAAAGTGGAACTGAGTAATGGGGTACATGGTTGGTTAAGTACAGAGGAAGAGTGTAACAGTGAACATGGTAGAAAAGCTGTATGGTACAGTGGAAGTGAGTAATGGGGGGCTACTTGTTTGGTAAAGTTGTATGGTATAGTTGAAAGGAATCACTGGGAACAAATTCTATCATATTGTGGAAATAAATGAAGTGGGAAAATGGGTTGATAAAGCTGTGTCCTACTGtggaaatgggaaaaaaatggGGCTGGGGGGATGCTTCACTGATAATAAAGCTGTACTAAAGAAATGAGTCACGGGGAACATCACTGATAAAGTTGCGCAGCTGAATGAATGAAGAGGAAGGCTTTAAAAAGCCTGACTTGAAACAGCTGAGAAAcaaagacctgacaaagcgaaagagggagctcaCACCAagggcaaggtccagagacagagagaatgagcgaTGACCAACTGTGGATTCTTTTAATTTGGGTACGCAaaaaaacagagtggatccaaagctgatcgtagATGCGCGTTTCCCCATATGCAGTGTGCACACGTGTACatcagtgcatgcatgtatctgcGTAGACTCTGTATGTCTGCACATCACTCATCTCACCGTCGGTATGGAGCTTTGGCCGTGGCCCACTGCTCCACTGTGGGTTCACCCCCTTTGTTCCCGGCCTCCTCCATCAGGCGATCGACATGACACAGGATGGCCGCCCACACTTTGGCCAGAACAAAGGGAGAGTAATGGCCCCCCCACAGCTCCACCCTCTTCCCTTGAGCGTTTTCGCCATATCCGTTGTTGTCTCGAAGGTCATACAGCTTGCTGGCCGCCTGAAGGCAATAAGCAAGGTTggagagaaagtttcagtttcagtgaacatgggagctgcagcccacaaacgaagaagacaacaaaatacaagagaggcaaggccttcaagactcacttgcgataaattaagtcccctagcattaattacagagtaatttcccttttttactatctgcaccaaaacatttgcaaaataaaaaaaacttccatgcttaccaaaagaagttcctgtttgaacaaaaaatgataataatgactcctcttgttgtgtcagaagaggtcaaagtgccaagtttagagaatacaaaaaatataaatacaacagtaaatgcagtttgcatataattaggcttcatttttttgtgcccatccgagaggtgcaatattgttttaaacaagatgactggaaagaactgaatttttcctatttttatgcctaatttggtgtcaactgacaaagtatttgcagagaaaatgtcaatgttaaagtttaccacggacacacagacacacacacagacaaccgaacaccaggttaaaacatagactcactttgtttacacaagtgagtcaaaaatgaggaaCACAGAATATCAAACTGGgaggaccaacaacaacaacaaaaaagcatcatCAAACTTCCTACCAGGTTGACGCTAGGACACAGGACCCGGTGGTACTGGTCCCAGGCGGTGTCGCGACACAGCTCGCTGCAGTACATCTCCCTCCGGCACCTGGGGCACCAGACCGGCGTCATGTCCGGCCAGTGCCGGTCCACCACCTTCCGCGCCCGCTCCCCCAGGACCTCGTACTCATCCCCAAAGTAGTCCCTGGCCGTGATGAGGGAGGCTGTGCACTGACAGCAGGCGGGCACGTGAAGCGAGGGAAGCGTCTGGGCGTGCACCAGGGAAAGGTCCTTCAGCAGCACCTGAAACGGGccagcacagttcagttcagtgtcctGTTTCAAGGTGTCAGTGCCGCCGAAAACGGAacatgtctgcctacatggtgggggtaaaaacagtcatatatgtAAAACTGCTTCCTTTGCGTACTTTCTtctggaaagccccttggcagcatctccatcttcactgactccatgtccacactccaggcccttgactcccctgatcctggtccactgatccagtcccttaaggcctccctcaaaacccttacccaaacaaccccaacgaccctccagtgggtgcctgcacatgtaggcctccccggcaacgagcgtgcagaccaccttgctaaggaaggaagccagctcacacagccaacctttcctgccatgtatgaggaagcaaaaactctcctccgcagctgattccgaagaggctggatCACCCtgaccaggcacaccaggatcccatcaggacactggagaggagacaccagactaccatctaccgccttcgcacaggacactgcggcctccgagcacacctgaagaggattggagtggcagccacatccctatgtgattgcggccaggctgaccagaccccatcccatattctccaagactgccccctgtatgagaagatgcggcagcagtcctggcctgagggtgctgacctcaacaccaagctctgggggacggtagccgatcttcaccggacatccaagtttgtggcatcccttggACTTcaaccctgactgcgtagctgtcgaacgcaaaagaaagaaagaaagaaagatatatgtaaaagcccactcatgtacaaaggagtgaatgtgggagctgcagtccatgaacgaagaagaagaagaatgtttcagtttcagtttcttaaggaggcatcactgcgttctgaTACATCCAtatttgctacaccacatctgctaggcagatgcccaacagcagcaacatccaacacgtttgtcaggccttgaagttGAATGCATTTTTGTCAGAGACAAATGCCAGTGAGGTATTCTACACAGTTTTCCATGTTACAGTCCGTGTAAAGAACTTACCTCATCCGCTTTAACATCTTCAGTGGCAACGATCGCTCTGCCGTACTGGGTGAAATCCACCATCACAGGAAAGTCCTTAGTCAGAGGATCGTACAGGCGTTTGACACGGATCTTCTGGAACAGTATGGCAGCCTCCACGTCCTTTTTCCCGCTGGTCACTGTAGCTTTCCTAAGCCAGAATTCCGCCAACACTGGCAGCCACAGGGAATGCAGGATTTTTCCTGCAACCCGTTTTGTTTAACTGAAGtatgtttttaaaacataaaactTAAAAGACTacaattcatgcacacacacaagatctccctgtctctcagttgAAAATGAgtgcacacacatctctctctctactgaaaatgcatgcacacacatttctctctctccataatgaaaatgcatgcacacaaatctctctccctGTTGAAAATGCACGCACATAGATCTCTCTCCCTGTTgaaaatgcatgcatacacatctctctctcgctacttAAAATGCATGCACAGACATCTCTCTCCTTACttaaaatgcacaaacacacgtctctctcactccctactCAAAATGCTTGCACACAGAAaattatctctttccctctctgtctctttgagcaAGCAAAGCTACAGACTGGAAATTACTGCCCCTGCCAGTAGATTCTGTACAACAAAAGTCAATCAGTGGCCAAGTAGTAAGACACCAGACTAGGAATggagtgtccacgggttcaatTCCAACATAAGGACCAGGATTTGTCTCCTCACCACTAGATCTTGAaaggtggtctggatgttagtcatttggatgtgtgcgcatttgatcttctgcttgtgtatgcacatgaagggggttcaggcactagcaggtctgcacatatgttgaccagggagattggaaaaattccaccctatacccaccagccatcgttaccaagattcgaacctgggaccgtcagattgaaagtccaacactttaaccattcgccCATCATTTGGATGATACAAAATACTGAGGTCCATTGTACAGCAAGGAttttgcacacataaaagaatcTATACCAAATAAAGGGCTGTTCGTGACAAAACGCTGTAGGAAAATGTACAGTGATAGTCAAAGAAATATATTCGTggacagaagattttttttttcaaactatgcaTTGTGGTGATATGTTCTCCCCcaagagagcagcctgaatttcacacagagaaatcagatgTGACCAAAagtaatacaaaacagtacaataaaatacagtaccatacaatacaacacaaagacgCCAAACATAACAGGATGGAGGTATCTGATCTGCCATTCTGAAACGCTTCGATGACAACTGCAGAAAATGTGTGACCTCAGTTaaaggctgtaaaaaaaaaaccaaaaaaaaaacaaactggcaATTCAAtccagtttgaaggaggtgttaGAGTATGCAAACAGAACCATATACATTACTGTcttaacatatgtgtgtgtgtgtgtgtgtgtgtgtgtgtgtgtgtgtgtgtgtgtgcattttacatttatatacgatttatttgttggatttttttctttcttttctttttttttctttttttcttttttttttttacattgttgtacactaccttgtcttaacatgtgtgtgggtgggggtgagggttaaatatttatattttatttgctggatgttttctattggTATATAtcgttgtgcaatactttatcgTCTtaatgtatgcacatgtgtggaggtgtgggtgtggggggggggggttgttttagtcagctactaagtttttatctgacttgttttagtgtattgtatggtacatatggTCATGTTTATGTTGATGtctacaatgagcctgtgattgcatacgttaatttccatgtggattaataaagtgtttttcaATTTGAATTAGAATGTACACTATGCATCTGCTGGGGAAAAAGCAGATGCCTAATCTTCACATAAACTCAGCATGCTCGTCAGACTTTGAGAAAGCCTGTTGTGTAAGACATGAACattgaaatcaaataaaatcataaGACAACATAAATAAATATGGAAAAACATTTACTTACAAGTGAATAAATTCAATATACAAAGGCAAGCGCATGCATGGGAGAACGCTGACctgccacacatacaaacactgacatcaaaattCACAGATGTGGACGATGTCCAACCCACAAACTGCTACATGGCCACAGGTAATTCATGCCATACCCTCGCATCACCAATACTCTCAAACAGAATGAACTTTATGCAGAATAATTCTAACAAATATGTACAACATTTTAAAAAGGTCAATCTGACAACACAGAcatcaggaaaaaaataaataaatcaaaaaaacaacaaaaaacatgagcaAAATTGTTCAAATACCAGCCTCACAAGGAAAAATTATTTCAAATACCAAAATCCAACCccacatccttttttctttttttttttttggttccattATTTGCAtggttccagtggcattactcctcccacactgctcactccaagtttcccccatacacagccacacctcgatttttgtctgtcttcttcttctgcatgggctgcaactcccacgttcactctatgtacacaagtgggcttttacgtgcatgaccgtttttaccccgccatgtaggcagccatgcccTGTTTTCACAGATTGTTTGTCTGTCAAGGtctcagtgccggcagtccacagggaaccccATCAAGGTTATGTCACCAGGAgaacacacaccagaagagaccctgcactgttgcccagtcatttcagtggtgttcagtagtgcctgttctgattcagcatacACAGGGAAACACCTGTGAGGTCCCCTGTTAACAACAATAACCACTTAGTCATGGGGCCAGACTGAGAGAGCGCACCCTCCAGAGAGGAGACCACCGAAACATCcttccaacaacagcccctccaATGAATCTGCAGATACCAAAAACCTTGACAGGAAATCAACCCAATGCACCCCTGCCAGTTTTAATGTAcccacagagatgccaacccttTGTCAAGTGTTAattttgtaggaacaatcaggaaatttggtaggaacattttggatttggtaggaacactcggacttcgagccacatcagcaaacgcacatttcatctacaaggcatacaaacacttgggcctacctgcaacacagtGTAACTGCTACAAGTAAGCTGATTGGagccactcaatgctgtttcaatgtaaacatgcacacaattTGCTgaacatcatcacgtgagaccaaggttagtagtgattGCCATGGCCTCGTGATCGacaggtctagagcgtctgggtaatgttatgacaggaaaacATGTGACCATACTATGTAGTTGAAAATTAACTCATTGTAACAATTTTCACGTTGGCATAACATCAGAGCAAACTGCAatcaagcgtaacaaaatacagatAAACCGTAACAGTTGGCATTTCTGTACCCGTATACTATCCCTCAGGGAAGAAAATGTCTACAAACCAAGGCAAAAGGTTTTTCCAAGCACCAACCTCCCATATTCCAGACATCCGGAGTCCTGCTGCCCTTAGGGATGGCCCACAGGTCCTTCAAAGCCTCCACCAGGTCGTTGTTGTCAAACAGAAGCTGGGCTCGGAACTTGCGAGCAAAAACGTTTGTGGGCTCTGCGTTGATGGCTTTGGTGCACTGTTCGACAGATTCCTGATAGCGCCCTGTGGAGATTGCTTCGTACGCCAGCTGTGGAATCATAAAGGATGAAACGGTAAACAAGTGTAAATCTTCGTGAGCTTGGGAATTGTTGGTTTTGTCTACTAttgccactatcatcatcatcatcattataacacaAATATGAATGTAAAGCATGCATGTCAACTTTGACTTAAATCAGAATGGTGATTGTAATATTTTCagttttccattaaaaaaaaaccaaaaaaaaccctgatagcAACATATTCtgatgtcataaaaaaaaaattttttaaagctgTAAGCAGCTGTTTGTGTCGCACACTCTTTCATCCAACCACTTCTGTTGTGGTGAGTAAAAATCTCTCACTTTCGCCCCACCCTATCCGCTATCACATTTAGGTTTAGGGCAGTGGTTACATTTAAATTTCAGACAAGTATGTCCGCATACAAGTCTTTAAACATGGTGTATTCTTGATAGGTGAATAAGAAACCCAAttttctttgttaaaaaaaaaaattctatgatAAGTTTGTCTGCTTACAACTCACTGCCCTgggccaacccccaccccctcacacacacacacacacacagagcaacaaaacgaaaccatccaccaccaccacaaccaactcAATGATACCTTCAGATACTTCACCGCCTCCGCCTGGTTGGCCTTGACCCCGTCCTGGCCCTTGAGAAGAGCGTCCGAGACCTTGTACTTGGTCTCCAGGATCTCCCTCTCCAGCCGGAGCTGCACGTCATCCCCAGGGTAAGGGTCCTGGGTGCAGAAGTCCAGGGCGTTGTAGGACGGTTCTGACTCCACCGCCGTCTCCGACTGCTGAAGGATGGTAGTCTGGAGCTGCCGCAGCTGTTCCACAAGGATCTGcccacacgttgttgttgttgttgttgtgctgtgttttgttgctgctgttgttgttggtggtggtggtggtattggtgttggaGTGGTGGCATTggtgttggagtggtggtggtagtagtgttatgttggtgtattgtgtggtgtggtatgctatggtgtggtgtggtgttgtgtggtgtgttgtgtggtgtggcgtggtgttgcgCTGCACTGATCGCACTGCATCACatcatat
The sequence above is drawn from the Babylonia areolata isolate BAREFJ2019XMU chromosome 26, ASM4173473v1, whole genome shotgun sequence genome and encodes:
- the LOC143300411 gene encoding protein-lysine N-methyltransferase SMYD4-like is translated as MSDVSEAKAAAATNGTADPYQNGTPKPSSKVKTTCETPSTGKMMEADTDVMKVAAEKLPEMIQQLSEALKNCSASSVSSEEKCTYLRRRSQCHFRLQDYSAALTDAEAAMVENSRDLAPYVAAGQACIAMGRYKEALQFFKAGLQIDPNSKILVEQLRQLQTTILQQSETAVESEPSYNALDFCTQDPYPGDDVQLRLEREILETKYKVSDALLKGQDGVKANQAEAVKYLKLAYEAISTGRYQESVEQCTKAINAEPTNVFARKFRAQLLFDNNDLVEALKDLWAIPKGSRTPDVWNMGGKILHSLWLPVLAEFWLRKATVTSGKKDVEAAILFQKIRVKRLYDPLTKDFPVMVDFTQYGRAIVATEDVKADEVLLKDLSLVHAQTLPSLHVPACCQCTASLITARDYFGDEYEVLGERARKVVDRHWPDMTPVWCPRCRREMYCSELCRDTAWDQYHRVLCPSVNLAASKLYDLRDNNGYGENAQGKRVELWGGHYSPFVLAKVWAAILCHVDRLMEEAGNKGGEPTVEQWATAKAPYRRFIAFGTTPATDRMPEMLTVFQEIFDSTPLQGLRYPITEAEFKGRYYQAACNLQCFSAAINPFHRFLNSLQNDVEGFSVLRHLDESKIPEPYFAGMFPVHACLNHSCDNNAEVSNGELDGHFGVQVTAKRDIKKGEEIFITYIDTALPRMLRRAWLFKSFNFWCRCRRCQFEGDQPTVCTQCGAKSEPGKKFPTCGKCHKAWYCSTQCQRQAWGKGHKVICLTKHSIVANPQDYEV